GATGGCCGCGCGACCGGCGTTGTCTATCGCCGGCATGGGAAGACGGTCACCGCCCGGGCGCGGGGCGAGGTGGTGCTCAGCGCCGGGGCCATCGGCTCGCCGGCCATCCTGCAGCGGTCGGGGATCGGCGATCCGGCCCGGCTGCAGGCGGCGGGGATCGCCGTCGTGCATGCCGCGCCCGGCGTCGGCGCCAACCTGCAGGACCATCTGCAGATCCGGCCGGTCTTCAAGGTCAGCGGCGTGCGGACGCTGAACACCGACTACGCCAACCTCCTGCGGCGCGGGATGATGGCCATCGACTACGCCCTGTTCCGGCGCGGTCCGCTGACCATGGCCCCCTCGCAGGTCGGGCTGTTCGCCAAGTCCAGCCCCCGCTACGCCACCGCCAACCTGGAGTTCCACTTCCAGCCCCTCTCCCTCGACAAATGGGGCGACGGCATGCACCCGTTCGGGGCCTTCACGGCCAGCGTCTGCAACCTGCGCCCGACCAGCCGGGGGGAGGTTCACATTACCTCGCCCGATCCGGACACGCCGCCGCGCATCGCCCCCGGCTATCTCTCGACCGAGGAAGACCGGCAGGTGGCGGTCGAGGCCCTGCGGCTGACGCGCGACATCGTCGGCCAGGCGCCGCTGGCGAAATACCGGCCCGAGGAATACCGCCCGGGCGCCGAAAAGACCTCCGACGCCGAACTGCTGGCGGCGGCCCAGGCCCTGGGCACGACCATCTTCCACCCGGTCGGCACGGCCGCCATGGGACCGGACGGGGATGCCGGCGCCGTGCTGGACGCGCGGATGCGGGTGCGCGGGGTGGGCGGGCTGCGGGTCATCGACGCCTCGGCCATGCCCCGCATCGTCAGCGGCAACACCAACTCCCCGACCCTGATGATGGCCGAGAAGGGCGCGGCGATGCTGATCGCCGACCGGACCGCCTGATTCCCCTGCGACCGGCGGGCCGATGGCAGGACGCCCCCGGATCGTCTAAGCAGGGCGCATGGCCGACTCCGCCGACCTTTCCGCGCCGTCCCGCCCCGCCACCGCCCGCTTCGAGAAGCGCAAGGAGGCGGTGCTGGCGGCCGCCATCGAGGTGCTCAACAAGGAGGGCCTCAAGGGCATGACCCTGGCGGACGTCGCCGCCAGGGTCGACCTGACGACGACCAGCGTCACCTACTATTACCGGCGCAAGGAGCTGCTGGCGGTCGACTGCTTCCTGCATGGGTTGCGGCGGCTGGAGGCGATGGTCGAGACGGCCGGCGCGCAGGACGAGCTGGCCGGGCGGATCGGGGCGCTGCTTGACGAGCACCTGGCGCTGCAGACGCGAGTGCGCGGCCGGGCCGAGCCGCCGCTGACCATCTTCAGCGACGTGCGGGCGCTGAGCGACGAGCATCGGGCGCCGGTGGCCGAGGCCTACCGCGCCCTGTTCGACAAGGTGCAGGCGCTGTTCGCGGCGCCGGGCTACTTCCACCTCGACCGGCTGGCCCGGTCGGCGCGGGCCCATATGCTGCTGGAGCAGCTCTACTGGTCGTCGGCCTGGCTGTCGCGCTACGATGTCGAGGATTTCCCCCGCCTGCGGGCGCGGATGTTCGATGTTCTGTGCAAGGGGCTGGCCGCGCCGGGGCGGGGCTTCGAGCCGACGCCGCTGGCCATCGCGCCGCGTCCCATCGACGTCGGCGGCGGCGATGCGGCCAGCGAGACCTTCCTGCGGGCCGCCACGCCGCTGATCAACGAGCGCAGCTATCGCGGCGCCTCGGTCAGCGCCATCACCGGGCGGCTGAACCTGACCAAGGGCGCCTTCTACCACCACATGGAAGCCAAGGACGACATCGTCGTCGCCTGTTTCGACCGCACCTTCGAGGTGATCCGCGCCACCCAGGAAGCGGCCCTGACCGGGGCCGCCGACCAGTGGCAGGCGCTGTCCAGTTCGGTCGCCTCGCTGGTCGCCCGGCAGGCCGAGCCGGACGGGCTGCTGCTGCGGTTCTCGGCCCTGCAGGCCCTGCCTGAGGCCATGCGAGCCAGCGCCGTGTGGCGAGCCGACCGGGTCAGCCAGCGGTTCGCCTCGATGATCGCCGACGGGGCGGCCGACGGCTCGATCCGGCCGGTCGATCCCTTCCTGGCCGCCCAGATGGTCAGCGCCGCCGTCAACGCCGCCGCCGACCTGATCGCCTGGACCGACGGCCTGACGCCGGAGAAGGTCACCGACGTCTATGCCAGGCCAGCGCTGATGGGCCTGCTGGTCTCCTGATTCCTATGGCGGGAACGGCCAGTTTCCCAATGCGGCTGCGACATTTCTGATTTTTTGAATTTCGGGTTTGTCGCTCCCGGCGACCGCTGTATGATCAATGGCAAGGGAGAAAACCGCCAATGAGCATCAGTCTGGACGGCAAGGTGGCGGTGATCACCGGGGCGGCCTCGGGCATCGGCCGGGCCAGCGTCGAGCGGTTCGTCGAGGCCGGGGCGAAGGTGCTGGCGGCCGACATCGATGAGGCCGGTGGCCGCCTGCTGGAAGCCACCTTCCCCGGCCAGGTCGTCTTCCAGAAGTGCGACGTCATGAGCGAGGACGATATCGCCGTCGCCATGGAGGTCGCCTCCCAGACCTTCGGCGGGCTCGACATCCTGTTCAACAACGCCGGGGCCGGCG
The nucleotide sequence above comes from Caulobacter sp. NIBR1757. Encoded proteins:
- a CDS encoding GMC family oxidoreductase N-terminal domain-containing protein, translated to MSVESVFDDIIVGAGSAGCLLANRLSADPARKVLILEAGGKDDWVWLHIPAGYLFAIGNPRSDWMYQTAAEEGLGGRALAYARGKVLGGSSAINAMIYMRGQAADYDGWRQLGLEGWGWEDVLPAFLKHEDHVAPPNGLHRSGGEWRVEYPRIGWEILDAIREAAAAAGHPKVDDFNTGDNAGSSYFQVNQRRGLRVSAATAFLKPVLKRPNLKLETGVTVDRVLIEDGRATGVVYRRHGKTVTARARGEVVLSAGAIGSPAILQRSGIGDPARLQAAGIAVVHAAPGVGANLQDHLQIRPVFKVSGVRTLNTDYANLLRRGMMAIDYALFRRGPLTMAPSQVGLFAKSSPRYATANLEFHFQPLSLDKWGDGMHPFGAFTASVCNLRPTSRGEVHITSPDPDTPPRIAPGYLSTEEDRQVAVEALRLTRDIVGQAPLAKYRPEEYRPGAEKTSDAELLAAAQALGTTIFHPVGTAAMGPDGDAGAVLDARMRVRGVGGLRVIDASAMPRIVSGNTNSPTLMMAEKGAAMLIADRTA
- a CDS encoding TetR/AcrR family transcriptional regulator yields the protein MADSADLSAPSRPATARFEKRKEAVLAAAIEVLNKEGLKGMTLADVAARVDLTTTSVTYYYRRKELLAVDCFLHGLRRLEAMVETAGAQDELAGRIGALLDEHLALQTRVRGRAEPPLTIFSDVRALSDEHRAPVAEAYRALFDKVQALFAAPGYFHLDRLARSARAHMLLEQLYWSSAWLSRYDVEDFPRLRARMFDVLCKGLAAPGRGFEPTPLAIAPRPIDVGGGDAASETFLRAATPLINERSYRGASVSAITGRLNLTKGAFYHHMEAKDDIVVACFDRTFEVIRATQEAALTGAADQWQALSSSVASLVARQAEPDGLLLRFSALQALPEAMRASAVWRADRVSQRFASMIADGAADGSIRPVDPFLAAQMVSAAVNAAADLIAWTDGLTPEKVTDVYARPALMGLLVS